A region of Chloracidobacterium sp. DNA encodes the following proteins:
- a CDS encoding VWA domain-containing protein, with protein MHFKAVAVFFGVVFSAFTFSISASAQGVIVPIVCVARPCNPRPMPQPLPNALPVKSIQINTKIDGQVATTHVEQVFRNDTQFTLEGTYFFPIPETASIVQFAIWENGKKLVGEVRSKEEARRIYDEIVRRQKDPGLLEYAGKDLFQASIFPIPPNSDKKLELTYTEVLKAESGTVAYRYPLGTGRNLWARPTHPHREFNSSMQPGPRQQFGTISGTVEIVGREALRNIYSPTHQIDTKMKGETSARVSFETKNNDTDFQLFYGLSNNDFGMSLVTYREPGKDGYFLLMLSPRDDVSERELVNKDIVFVLDTSGSMAEAGKIEKARKALMFGVKTLREGDRFNIINFAGEEHLMERGLIAANAEGKRRGEEFINKLQPTGSTNINDSLIASLKQFEKGDRPKMLVFMTDGLPTVGESNVDRIIANFKNAKNVDVRVFPFGFGYDVNTTLLDRLGSENDGISDYVQPKEDLELKMSNFFQRVSSPVLSDVDLDWGAVLTEYTYPRKLTDLFRGMQMTIIGRYKNTNDLKDITLRLTGKSGKESRSFSYTDLDFPLRSDKNDFLPRLWASRRVGWLLEQIRSNGETKETRDEVVELGTRYGLVTPYTSYLATDGSMANVRSSDVDDFSRRAPAAKAMREKSGAGAVRLSAQQNTMQQNTQIVAVGDTDDKDGQIIIRNTSQNQFVANKNFISQDNVWIDSDFSDTAQLTEVSIKFASDDYFKLLQKERGLAPYFALGEQVVVVWKGKVYRITKS; from the coding sequence ATGCACTTCAAAGCCGTTGCCGTATTTTTTGGCGTTGTATTTTCCGCATTCACTTTTTCGATTTCCGCGTCCGCGCAGGGCGTGATCGTTCCGATAGTTTGCGTTGCCAGGCCATGTAATCCAAGGCCGATGCCGCAGCCTCTGCCAAACGCACTGCCGGTCAAATCCATCCAGATCAATACAAAGATCGACGGCCAGGTTGCAACGACCCATGTCGAACAGGTCTTTCGCAACGATACACAGTTCACGCTCGAAGGAACGTACTTTTTCCCGATACCTGAGACCGCCTCGATCGTGCAATTTGCGATCTGGGAAAATGGTAAGAAGCTGGTAGGCGAGGTTCGCTCAAAGGAAGAGGCACGGCGAATATACGACGAGATCGTCCGTCGGCAGAAGGATCCAGGATTGCTCGAATACGCAGGCAAGGACCTTTTTCAGGCCTCAATATTTCCTATACCGCCAAACTCAGACAAGAAGCTTGAGCTTACATACACTGAGGTTCTAAAAGCCGAATCAGGCACAGTTGCATATCGCTATCCGCTCGGCACAGGCCGCAATTTGTGGGCGAGGCCAACGCACCCACATCGTGAATTCAACTCTAGTATGCAACCGGGCCCGAGACAGCAATTCGGCACGATCTCAGGCACGGTCGAGATCGTTGGTCGAGAGGCGTTGAGAAATATCTATTCCCCGACGCACCAGATCGACACTAAGATGAAGGGCGAGACGTCTGCCCGCGTTTCATTCGAGACAAAAAACAACGACACAGACTTTCAACTATTTTATGGACTGTCGAACAACGATTTTGGAATGTCCCTCGTCACATATCGCGAACCGGGCAAGGACGGTTATTTTCTGTTGATGCTTTCGCCCAGGGACGATGTTTCTGAGAGGGAATTGGTGAACAAGGATATCGTTTTTGTGTTGGATACTTCGGGTTCGATGGCCGAAGCAGGCAAGATCGAAAAAGCTCGCAAGGCATTGATGTTCGGCGTAAAGACATTGCGCGAAGGCGACAGGTTTAACATCATCAACTTTGCCGGCGAAGAGCATTTGATGGAGAGGGGACTAATAGCTGCCAACGCAGAAGGAAAGCGGCGCGGTGAGGAATTCATTAACAAACTTCAACCGACCGGCAGCACAAACATCAACGATTCGCTCATTGCCTCGTTGAAGCAATTTGAAAAAGGCGACCGGCCCAAGATGCTGGTATTTATGACTGATGGTTTGCCTACCGTCGGTGAGTCAAATGTCGATCGTATAATTGCAAACTTTAAGAATGCTAAAAATGTCGATGTCCGTGTTTTTCCATTTGGCTTTGGTTACGACGTTAATACGACTTTGCTCGACCGTCTCGGTTCGGAAAACGACGGCATTTCCGATTATGTGCAGCCGAAAGAAGACCTCGAACTCAAAATGTCTAACTTCTTTCAGCGTGTAAGTTCACCGGTGCTTTCGGATGTTGATCTCGACTGGGGAGCAGTCTTGACCGAATACACATATCCGAGAAAACTAACGGATCTTTTCCGTGGCATGCAGATGACTATCATCGGGCGGTATAAAAATACGAATGATCTTAAGGACATCACGCTAAGGCTGACCGGCAAATCCGGTAAAGAGTCCCGCTCATTCAGCTATACAGATCTCGATTTTCCATTGCGTTCCGACAAGAATGATTTCCTGCCGCGTCTGTGGGCAAGCCGTCGTGTCGGATGGCTTCTCGAACAGATACGCAGCAACGGCGAGACAAAAGAGACCCGAGATGAAGTTGTCGAACTCGGAACGCGTTACGGCTTGGTGACACCGTATACATCTTATCTAGCGACTGACGGCTCGATGGCCAACGTACGCAGCTCCGATGTCGATGATTTTTCAAGAAGAGCACCAGCGGCGAAGGCCATGAGAGAAAAGAGTGGGGCCGGAGCTGTTCGATTGAGCGCTCAGCAAAACACCATGCAGCAGAATACACAAATTGTTGCTGTTGGTGATACTGATGATAAAGACGGACAGATAATTATTCGAAACACGTCGCAGAATCAGTTCGTAGCGAATAAAAACTTTATCAGTCAGGATAATGTTTGGATCGATTCCGACTTTTCGGATACGGCTCAATTGACAGAGGTCAGCATTAAATTTGCCAGCGATGATTATTTCAAGCTGCTTCAAAAAGAACGTGGCCTCGCCCCGTATTTTGCTCTCGGCGAGCAGGTCGTGGTGGTTTGGAAAGGTAAAGTTTATAGGATCACGAAGTCATAG
- a CDS encoding S41 family peptidase, translating into MNRLRRTAFVFFLVSTAVGRSFAQLSAPLNPGVDPFSIKSGSTFSASGGSGTTRNASVGTVSRPSKIAADIREAAEIINRNFAGQTISNPAITKNAVSGMLRSLDPHSNFYDTVEWKDLLDEQRSGYTGIGASISNFDRASITDTYILSTFPDSPAAKVHLRFGDRIVAINGEKMTGKISDEVRDKIRGETGTILRLTIERAVSNRIETVEIRRNRVPQPSIPDAYILRPGIGYIDLSEGFNYTTADEFDAAIQELKGLGMKSLVLDLRGNGGGIVDQAVKVAERFLPAGTLILTQRGRSRIDNRVWKSTNVSPDTMPLVVLVNEDTASASEIVAGAFQDDDRAMIVGEKTFGKGLVQSVLNLPGRTGLTLTTARYLTPSGRSIQRDYTNLDIYDYFNHKTPASSSVKPYFEARTITDRKVIGGDGIQPDEAVKSDTLNATRAALIDPLFFFARETVNGRVSGAESYRIAGFSFGSRIDAGEFLVSDDLLAAFSEFVKKNSPGKFSQEALIREAAFIKLRLRYNIAMSAYGSISANQVLTEDDPQVAKAVETLPRAAQLAQLAAKARQKLAR; encoded by the coding sequence ATGAACCGCCTTCGCCGAACCGCATTTGTCTTCTTTCTCGTCTCAACTGCTGTCGGCAGATCGTTCGCCCAACTAAGCGCTCCGTTAAATCCCGGTGTCGATCCATTCAGCATTAAAAGCGGCAGCACGTTTTCTGCGTCCGGCGGCTCAGGAACGACAAGGAATGCGTCTGTCGGAACCGTTTCAAGGCCATCCAAGATAGCTGCGGACATCCGCGAGGCTGCGGAGATAATCAACCGCAATTTCGCCGGCCAGACGATATCCAATCCCGCGATAACCAAGAATGCTGTCAGCGGCATGCTTAGGTCTTTGGACCCGCACTCAAATTTTTACGACACTGTAGAATGGAAAGATCTGCTCGACGAACAGCGCAGCGGCTACACAGGCATCGGAGCATCGATCTCCAATTTTGACCGTGCAAGCATTACGGATACGTACATACTTTCAACTTTTCCCGATTCGCCCGCAGCAAAGGTCCACCTTCGTTTTGGCGACCGTATCGTTGCCATAAACGGCGAGAAAATGACGGGAAAGATATCGGACGAGGTCCGTGACAAGATTCGGGGTGAAACCGGAACGATCCTTCGCCTCACAATTGAACGGGCAGTATCAAATCGCATTGAGACCGTTGAAATTCGCCGTAACCGCGTGCCACAACCATCAATTCCTGACGCATATATTCTGCGGCCAGGCATTGGCTATATAGATCTCTCAGAAGGTTTTAACTACACAACTGCCGATGAGTTTGACGCCGCGATACAGGAGCTTAAAGGCCTCGGAATGAAGTCGCTGGTCCTCGACCTTCGCGGCAACGGCGGTGGTATCGTCGATCAGGCCGTTAAGGTCGCTGAGAGATTTTTGCCTGCGGGAACTTTGATACTGACTCAGCGTGGTCGCTCACGGATCGATAATCGCGTTTGGAAATCTACAAACGTCTCTCCCGATACGATGCCGCTTGTCGTGCTGGTAAATGAAGATACGGCGTCGGCATCTGAGATAGTTGCCGGTGCGTTTCAGGACGACGATCGTGCGATGATCGTCGGTGAAAAGACTTTTGGCAAAGGGCTGGTTCAAAGCGTACTTAACCTGCCGGGCCGCACCGGACTAACGCTGACAACTGCTCGTTATTTGACCCCTTCTGGCCGATCGATCCAACGGGATTATACAAATCTGGATATTTACGATTATTTCAATCACAAAACTCCTGCTTCGTCGAGCGTCAAACCTTACTTCGAGGCCCGTACCATCACCGACAGAAAGGTAATCGGCGGTGACGGCATTCAGCCCGACGAAGCCGTTAAGTCTGATACGCTCAATGCGACGCGTGCCGCGCTGATCGATCCGCTTTTCTTTTTTGCGAGAGAAACTGTGAACGGAAGAGTAAGCGGAGCAGAAAGCTATCGTATCGCAGGGTTCTCATTCGGAAGTCGAATAGATGCTGGGGAATTTCTCGTGTCTGATGATTTACTTGCCGCGTTTAGTGAATTTGTAAAAAAGAACTCACCCGGCAAATTCTCTCAAGAAGCACTAATAAGAGAAGCCGCATTTATAAAGCTGCGGCTTCGTTACAATATCGCGATGTCCGCCTATGGCTCGATCTCGGCAAATCAGGTGTTGACAGAAGACGATCCGCAGGTCGCGAAGGCCGTTGAGACTTTGCCGCGTGCCGCTCAACTTGCACAACTAGCAGCAAAGGCCCGACAAAAATTGGCACGTTAG
- a CDS encoding NUDIX domain-containing protein: MAKQSAGILMYRVDKESLEVLIVHPGGPFNSSKDEGAWSIPKGEFEVGEETLTTAIREFEEELGSKPPASEFIRLKPVTQKAGKVVHAFAVEGDLDTENVKSNTFEMEWPPRSGKMQEFPEVDRAEWFDIPTARRKLNPSQIALLDELVEKVGS; encoded by the coding sequence ATGGCAAAGCAAAGTGCAGGCATATTGATGTACCGCGTCGACAAGGAATCTCTCGAAGTACTGATCGTTCATCCGGGTGGGCCGTTCAATAGTTCGAAGGATGAAGGCGCGTGGTCGATACCGAAAGGCGAGTTCGAGGTCGGCGAGGAAACGCTAACGACGGCGATCCGCGAGTTTGAAGAGGAACTCGGCTCAAAACCGCCCGCAAGCGAATTTATTCGGCTAAAGCCGGTCACACAAAAGGCGGGAAAGGTAGTTCACGCGTTTGCAGTCGAAGGCGACCTCGACACCGAGAACGTTAAGTCCAATACCTTTGAGATGGAATGGCCTCCGAGATCCGGCAAGATGCAGGAGTTTCCCGAGGTCGACCGTGCCGAGTGGTTCGATATTCCGACCGCTCGCCGTAAGCTCAATCCGTCCCAGATCGCCCTCCTTGACGAACTTGTTGAAAAGGTCGGTAGTTGA
- a CDS encoding pyridoxamine 5'-phosphate oxidase family protein, which produces MSNKFHELTFTPAVKAAQEHYGTRKAYARFEGGESDFHGLSDAEIDFIDQRDGFYMATVGENGQPYIQFRGGPKGFLKVLDEQTLGFADFRGNLQYISVGNLAGNDKAALFLMDYPGQRRLKVLVRVEVKDAADVPEIIGQLTMPGYKAKIERAMILHVEAFDWNCPQHITPRYTMDEIRSMTAPLHEHIEKLEREIEKLKTNKPDG; this is translated from the coding sequence GTGTCAAATAAATTCCACGAACTGACATTTACCCCAGCTGTTAAGGCGGCGCAGGAGCATTACGGTACCCGCAAAGCATACGCTAGATTTGAAGGTGGCGAGTCGGATTTTCATGGCCTGTCGGACGCCGAGATCGATTTCATTGATCAGCGTGACGGCTTTTATATGGCAACGGTGGGTGAGAACGGCCAGCCGTACATCCAGTTTCGCGGCGGTCCAAAAGGCTTTCTAAAAGTGCTCGACGAACAAACTCTCGGTTTCGCGGATTTTCGCGGCAACCTGCAATATATAAGCGTCGGAAATCTCGCCGGCAACGACAAAGCGGCACTTTTCCTGATGGATTACCCCGGACAGAGGCGTCTAAAGGTCCTCGTCAGGGTCGAGGTGAAAGACGCGGCAGATGTTCCCGAAATCATCGGACAGCTAACGATGCCCGGCTACAAGGCAAAGATAGAGCGTGCCATGATATTGCACGTCGAGGCTTTCGACTGGAATTGCCCACAGCACATCACGCCGCGATACACGATGGACGAGATACGCTCAATGACCGCACCGCTCCACGAACATATCGAAAAATTGGAAAGAGAGATCGAAAAACTCAAAACGAACAAACCCGACGGCTAA
- a CDS encoding SOS response-associated peptidase family protein codes for MCGRASQAEMKAYRQFIYEWNNPELAVPRRNLRPTEPAYIVARRGDGLVKTLEARWWCQWDGSKQFEAKFPTFNARVETMHEKKLWPDLLRKGQRCIFPIDSFYEWPIKGKGLPPVEIFVAGRTPYALAGLWSRYFEGDQTRYSFTTFTTEPNEFMKPIHEKAMPVILGSIEEQKLWLLEGDEALLRPFKGEMEFDQLPDTLEHLYPDENTKY; via the coding sequence ATGTGCGGACGAGCTTCACAGGCTGAGATGAAGGCCTATCGACAATTCATCTACGAATGGAATAATCCTGAACTTGCTGTGCCGCGGCGAAATCTTCGTCCGACAGAGCCTGCGTATATTGTTGCCCGGCGTGGTGACGGGCTTGTAAAGACGCTTGAGGCACGTTGGTGGTGTCAGTGGGACGGATCGAAGCAGTTTGAAGCAAAGTTCCCGACATTCAACGCCCGCGTCGAGACGATGCACGAGAAAAAGCTCTGGCCCGATCTTCTTCGCAAAGGCCAACGCTGCATCTTTCCGATAGACAGCTTTTACGAGTGGCCGATAAAAGGCAAAGGCCTGCCGCCGGTCGAAATATTTGTCGCCGGCCGCACGCCCTACGCCCTCGCCGGACTCTGGAGCCGCTACTTCGAAGGCGATCAAACGCGATACTCGTTCACCACATTCACCACCGAGCCGAACGAGTTCATGAAACCGATCCACGAAAAAGCGATGCCCGTCATCTTGGGCAGCATAGAAGAACAAAAACTCTGGCTCCTCGAAGGCGACGAAGCCCTGCTCCGTCCATTCAAAGGCGAGATGGAATTCGACCAACTCCCCGACACACTCGAACATCTTTATCCCGATGAGAATACGAAGTATTAG
- a CDS encoding type II toxin-antitoxin system VapC family toxin, translating to MNLVFADTVFFAGIINPQDQWHEAAVLAETNLLNPHYITTESVLTEVLTFFCEYGPLLRLRAVEIVELILADQNTEVIPISHEIFLEGVDLYKKRPDKSYSLTDCISINICRSREIKDVLSHDRHFSQEGLNILM from the coding sequence ATGAATCTGGTATTTGCCGACACTGTATTTTTTGCGGGAATCATCAATCCGCAAGACCAATGGCACGAAGCGGCCGTACTCGCCGAAACTAATCTCCTCAACCCACATTACATAACTACCGAGTCAGTTCTCACAGAAGTCCTCACCTTTTTTTGCGAATACGGACCGCTATTACGCTTGAGGGCGGTTGAGATAGTAGAATTGATTCTCGCCGATCAAAATACCGAAGTCATTCCCATATCTCATGAGATTTTTCTTGAGGGGGTTGATCTTTACAAGAAACGCCCCGACAAAAGCTACAGTCTGACCGATTGTATCTCGATAAACATCTGCCGGAGCCGCGAAATCAAAGACGTTCTGAGCCACGACCGTCATTTCTCACAGGAAGGATTAAACATTCTGATGTAG
- a CDS encoding insulinase family protein, protein MSETFKLPPLEIEEYTLANGLRVVLNADNAIPVVSVAVYYNVGSRNEREGRTGFAHLFEHMMFQGSENVPKAGHFQHIMKAGGTMNGTTSSERTNYFETLPANQLPLALWLESDRMRSLAVTQENLDNQREAVKEEKRLRYDNQPYGQIFDLINEMIYKNFANSHSTIGSMEHLDEATVEDVQEFFRIYYAPNNAVLTLSGAFEIQTAKDLIETYFGDIQSQPLPPELDVSEPPEVASTYKEWEDNLAPFPAFLIGWKIPKRRSPEFNALYLAGKILYDGESSRLYQKLVKGEESVIQLFGFTDERRGPSSIFVGAIPKPDKDLSKIRETIMHEIHDLADHGPTAEEMEKIENQLVNDSVRMRQSSMSRAQSIAEFALYDGDPTLINSDLDELLAVTAEQIRHAVGVYLNTDNRALLDVVPAGKG, encoded by the coding sequence ATGTCAGAAACATTCAAATTGCCACCGCTTGAAATTGAAGAATACACGCTCGCGAATGGATTGCGCGTTGTTTTAAATGCTGATAATGCGATACCTGTTGTGTCGGTTGCTGTCTATTACAACGTTGGTTCGCGTAATGAGCGCGAAGGGCGTACAGGCTTTGCTCATTTGTTTGAGCATATGATGTTCCAGGGGTCGGAGAATGTGCCGAAGGCTGGGCATTTTCAGCACATAATGAAGGCCGGCGGGACGATGAACGGGACGACTTCGAGCGAGCGGACAAATTATTTTGAGACGCTTCCGGCGAATCAGCTGCCGCTTGCTTTGTGGCTTGAATCGGATCGAATGCGTTCGCTGGCGGTGACGCAGGAAAATCTTGATAACCAACGCGAGGCGGTGAAGGAAGAGAAGCGTTTGAGGTACGACAATCAGCCTTATGGGCAGATATTCGATCTCATCAACGAGATGATCTACAAGAATTTTGCCAATTCGCATTCGACGATCGGATCGATGGAGCATCTGGATGAAGCGACGGTCGAGGATGTTCAGGAATTTTTCCGTATTTATTACGCTCCGAATAATGCAGTGCTTACGCTGTCCGGAGCGTTTGAGATTCAAACCGCAAAAGATCTGATCGAGACCTATTTTGGCGATATACAGTCGCAGCCTTTGCCGCCTGAACTTGATGTGAGTGAGCCGCCCGAGGTCGCCTCGACCTATAAGGAATGGGAAGACAATCTGGCGCCGTTTCCGGCATTTTTGATCGGCTGGAAAATCCCGAAGAGGCGTTCACCTGAATTCAATGCGCTTTATCTCGCCGGAAAGATCCTTTACGACGGCGAGAGTTCGCGGCTTTACCAAAAGTTGGTCAAGGGCGAAGAATCTGTCATTCAGCTTTTTGGTTTTACCGATGAACGACGCGGGCCATCGAGTATTTTTGTCGGAGCAATACCAAAGCCGGACAAAGACCTGAGTAAGATCCGCGAAACGATAATGCATGAGATCCACGATCTCGCCGACCACGGCCCGACCGCCGAAGAAATGGAAAAGATCGAGAATCAGCTTGTAAATGATTCCGTTCGTATGCGGCAGTCTTCGATGTCGCGGGCTCAGTCAATAGCAGAATTTGCTTTGTATGACGGAGATCCGACATTGATAAACAGCGATCTTGATGAACTACTCGCTGTCACTGCGGAACAGATCCGCCACGCGGTCGGTGTGTATTTGAATACTGACAATCGCGCGTTACTCGATGTTGTGCCCGCCGGAAAAGGGTAA
- a CDS encoding insulinase family protein → MTPELRKSVPEPLAPVKFDIPQPFQTTLDNGLRVVIFENERLPLVSYRLAFHSGDVNDPQDATGMTSAMASMLTEGTENYSSLQLAEKIERLGASIGASASDDFTIISASSLSLYRTEILGLMAEVVLRPTFPEDELDLYRRNTVENLKFQRSQPGFLAGEQAAKLIYGEHPYSKVSPNAENIEKLDRSKLAEFHAKAFIPNNAMFIVVGDIKRDEFLTELNELFGDWQQGSLPSASFEMPPARSTRSLTIVDRPDSAQSNIVLTNLGVKRTDPDYFPLIVMNQVLGAGASSRVFMNLREEKGYTYGAYTRLETKKLAGDFEATAEVRTSVTGDSLKEFFYELDRIRNEKVGETELADAKNFLTGVFPIRAETQEGLTNLIVNQNLYGLPDDYLQTYRENVDAVTADDVQRIAVKHVRPSEMAIVIVGDASEVLPQAKEYAATVEIFDTEGKQKKLTTKKHEKAPKRKILFGAFSFNLVVSC, encoded by the coding sequence ATGACACCAGAATTACGAAAATCAGTACCCGAACCATTAGCCCCGGTAAAGTTCGATATTCCGCAGCCTTTTCAGACTACGCTTGATAATGGGCTGCGCGTGGTTATTTTTGAGAACGAACGTTTGCCGCTAGTCAGCTACCGGCTGGCGTTTCATTCGGGTGATGTTAACGATCCTCAAGATGCGACCGGGATGACGTCCGCGATGGCGTCGATGTTGACCGAGGGAACGGAAAATTACTCGAGCCTGCAGCTTGCTGAAAAGATCGAACGTCTAGGCGCAAGCATTGGTGCGAGTGCCTCAGACGATTTTACGATCATTTCTGCATCGAGCCTTTCGCTTTACCGGACTGAGATACTTGGTTTAATGGCGGAGGTCGTGTTGCGGCCGACATTTCCTGAAGACGAACTTGATCTTTATCGCCGAAATACCGTAGAGAATCTCAAATTTCAACGTTCTCAGCCGGGCTTTCTAGCCGGCGAACAAGCCGCGAAACTGATCTACGGCGAGCATCCGTATTCAAAGGTTTCGCCGAATGCCGAAAACATTGAGAAGCTTGACCGATCAAAGCTCGCAGAGTTTCATGCGAAGGCGTTTATACCCAACAATGCGATGTTCATCGTCGTCGGCGACATCAAACGTGACGAATTTCTTACAGAGCTAAACGAACTTTTTGGCGACTGGCAGCAGGGAAGTTTGCCCTCAGCATCGTTTGAAATGCCGCCTGCGCGCAGTACCCGCAGCCTTACGATAGTTGATCGGCCGGATTCCGCGCAGTCGAATATCGTGTTGACCAATCTAGGCGTAAAGCGCACCGATCCAGACTATTTTCCGCTGATCGTTATGAATCAGGTTCTCGGTGCAGGAGCTTCGTCGCGTGTGTTTATGAATTTGCGTGAGGAAAAAGGTTATACCTACGGGGCATACACGCGTCTCGAAACAAAGAAACTGGCAGGCGATTTCGAAGCGACCGCCGAGGTGCGGACATCTGTCACCGGCGATTCGTTAAAAGAATTTTTTTATGAACTCGACCGCATCCGAAATGAAAAGGTCGGTGAAACGGAATTAGCAGATGCTAAGAATTTTCTCACGGGCGTCTTTCCTATCCGTGCTGAAACTCAGGAAGGCCTGACAAATTTAATAGTAAATCAAAACCTTTACGGTCTGCCGGATGACTATCTACAGACTTACCGCGAGAATGTCGATGCTGTGACCGCTGATGATGTTCAGCGCATCGCGGTCAAACACGTTCGTCCGAGCGAAATGGCAATAGTGATAGTTGGAGACGCCAGCGAAGTTCTGCCGCAGGCGAAAGAATATGCGGCGACGGTCGAGATCTTCGACACCGAAGGCAAACAAAAGAAGTTAACCACGAAAAAACACGAAAAGGCACCAAAAAGAAAAATTCTTTTTGGTGCCTTTTCGTTTAATTTAGTGGTTTCTTGCTAA
- a CDS encoding VOC family protein, whose protein sequence is MAEFNIPKAGEICWRELRTKDLPTAMEFYTKMFGWELPQSKLSPMEYKEIVMGGVSSGGMMAMDENWPAELPSHWATYIAVDNADETVTKITENGGSIRVPPFDAPGVGRMAMVADPSGADFAIIQFVQP, encoded by the coding sequence ATGGCTGAATTTAACATACCAAAGGCTGGAGAAATATGCTGGCGGGAATTGAGAACGAAGGATCTGCCGACGGCGATGGAGTTTTACACCAAGATGTTTGGCTGGGAATTGCCACAGTCCAAGCTGTCTCCAATGGAGTACAAAGAGATTGTCATGGGCGGCGTTTCTTCCGGCGGCATGATGGCGATGGACGAGAACTGGCCGGCCGAATTGCCGTCACACTGGGCAACTTACATAGCCGTCGATAATGCGGATGAAACAGTAACAAAGATCACGGAGAATGGCGGCAGCATTCGAGTTCCGCCATTCGATGCTCCAGGCGTCGGACGGATGGCAATGGTCGCCGACCCTTCGGGGGCGGACTTTGCGATAATACAGTTCGTGCAACCTTAG
- a CDS encoding VOC family protein, protein MAEQASEMAEWGGIPHGTFCWTEIAGNDAEKCKAFYTNVFGWKFQDSKAVDGFAYHEYSTGGDYPAGGLYEIIPEMCAPGQPVPPPHFMTYVGVDDVDENAKLAVELGATIINGPLDVPNVGRMCIIQDPTGAIFSTFKMAEGGHNG, encoded by the coding sequence ATGGCGGAACAAGCAAGTGAAATGGCCGAATGGGGCGGAATACCTCACGGCACATTCTGTTGGACCGAAATAGCCGGCAACGATGCCGAGAAATGTAAGGCGTTTTACACTAACGTCTTTGGATGGAAATTTCAGGACAGCAAAGCGGTTGACGGCTTTGCATATCACGAATACTCGACCGGCGGTGATTATCCGGCTGGCGGCTTGTATGAAATAATCCCGGAAATGTGCGCACCCGGTCAACCTGTACCGCCGCCGCATTTTATGACTTACGTTGGCGTTGACGACGTTGACGAAAACGCAAAACTGGCTGTCGAACTCGGGGCGACAATAATTAACGGCCCGCTGGATGTTCCCAATGTTGGCCGCATGTGTATTATTCAGGATCCAACAGGAGCAATATTTTCAACCTTTAAGATGGCAGAAGGAGGACACAATGGCTGA
- a CDS encoding helix-turn-helix transcriptional regulator, with protein MRSKNESLISTSELGQAIKRRREELDLSLRDVGDLTQVSASTLSRIENGTGRPDADNIARLTQWLDIPVDRLMTKHLTKNVEPVVYYPHEKTTDIIEAHLRADKDLTPEMAKALSELFRVAYKQFSKKGMSKK; from the coding sequence ATGAGATCTAAAAATGAAAGTTTGATAAGTACATCGGAATTAGGCCAGGCGATCAAAAGACGCCGTGAAGAATTGGATTTGAGTTTACGTGATGTCGGGGATCTGACGCAGGTTTCGGCTTCAACACTTTCGCGTATTGAGAACGGCACAGGCCGTCCCGATGCAGACAACATTGCTCGTTTGACGCAATGGCTTGATATTCCGGTTGACCGTCTGATGACAAAACATCTGACAAAGAACGTCGAGCCGGTTGTTTATTACCCGCACGAAAAGACAACCGATATTATCGAAGCTCACCTGCGAGCCGATAAAGATCTGACGCCTGAGATGGCAAAGGCCCTTTCTGAACTTTTCCGAGTTGCCTATAAACAGTTCAGCAAGAAGGGCATGAGCAAAAAGTAA